The proteins below come from a single Mus musculus strain C57BL/6J chromosome 5, GRCm38.p6 C57BL/6J genomic window:
- the Aldh2 gene encoding aldehyde dehydrogenase, mitochondrial isoform 1 precursor (isoform 1 precursor is encoded by transcript variant 1) gives MLRAALTTVRRGPRLSRLLSAAATSAVPAPNHQPEVFCNQIFINNEWHDAVSRKTFPTVNPSTGEVICQVAEGNKEDVDKAVKAARAAFQLGSPWRRMDASDRGRLLYRLADLIERDRTYLAALETLDNGKPYVISYLVDLDMVLKCLRYYAGWADKYHGKTIPIDGDFFSYTRHEPVGVCGQIIPWNFPLLMQAWKLGPALATGNVVVMKVAEQTPLTALYVANLIKEAGFPPGVVNIVPGFGPTAGAAIASHEGVDKVAFTGSTEVGHLIQVAAGSSNLKRVTLELGGKSPNIIMSDADMDWAVEQAHFALFFNQGQCCCAGSRTFVQENVYDEFVERSVARAKSRVVGNPFDSRTEQGPQVDETQFKKILGYIKSGQQEGAKLLCGGGAAADRGYFIQPTVFGDVKDGMTIAKEEIFGPVMQILKFKTIEEVVGRANDSKYGLAAAVFTKDLDKANYLSQALQAGTVWINCYDVFGAQSPFGGYKMSGSGRELGEYGLQAYTEVKTVTVKVPQKNS, from the exons ATCTTCATTAACAATGAGTGGCACGACGCCGTCAGCAGGAAAACATTTCCCACCGTCAACCCTTCCACAGGGGAGGTCATCTGCCAGGTGGCCGAAGGGAACAAG GAGGACGTAGACAAGGCAGTGAAGGCTGCTCGTGCAGCCTTCCAGCTGGGCTCGCCCTGGCGCCGCATGGATGCATCTGACCGGGGCCGGCTGTTGTACCGATTGGCGGATCTCATTGAACGGGACCGGACCTACCTAGCG GCCTTGGAGACCCTGGACAACGGCAAGCCTTATGTCATCTCGTACCTGGTGGATTTGGACATGGTCCTGAAATGTCTCCG ctaTTACGCTGGCTGGGCTGACAAGTACCATGGGAAAACCATTCCCATCGACGGCGACTTCTTCAGCTATACCCGCCATGAGCCTGTGGGCGTGTGTGGACAGATCATTCCG TGGAACTTCCCGCTCCTGATGCAAGCATGGAAACTGGGCCCAGCCCTGGCAACCGGGAACGTGGTGGTGATGAAGGTGGCCGAGCAGACACCGCTCACCGCGCTCTACGTGGCCAACTTGATCAAGGAG GCAGGCTTTCCCCCTGGCGTGGTCAATATCGTTCCCGGATTCGGCCCTACCGCCGGGGCTGCCATCGCATCCCATGAGGGTGTGGACAAAGTGGCGTTCACAGGCTCCACGGAG GTTGGTCACCTAATCCAGGTGGCCGCCGGGAGCAGCAACCTCAAGAGAGTAACCCTGGAGCTGGGGGGAAAGAGTCCCAACATCATCATGTCCGACGCTGACA tggactgggctgTGGAGCAGGCCCACTTTGCCCTGTTCTTCAACCAGGGCCAGTGCTGCTGCGCAGGCTCCCGGACCTTCGTGCAGGAGAATGTGTATGACGAATTCGTGGAACGCAGCGTGGCTCGGGCCAAGTCTCGGGTGGTGGGGAACCCCTTCGACAGCCGGACGGAGCAGGGGCCTCAG GTGGATGAAACTCAGTTTAAGAAGATCCTCGGCTACATCAAATCGGGACAACAAGAAGGGGCGAAGCTGCTGTGTGGTGGGGGCGCTGCCGCGGACCGTGGCTACTTTATCCAGCCCACCGTGTTCGGGGACGTAAAAGACGGCATGACCATTGCCAAGGAGGAG ATCTTTGGACCAGTGATGCAAATCCTCAAATTCAAGACCATCGAGGAGGTTGTGGGGCGGGCCAATGATTCTAAGTATGGGCTGGCAGCCGCCGTCTTCACAAAGGACCTGGATAAAGCCAATTACCTGTCCCAAGCTCTGCAGGCTGGCACTGTGTG GATCAACTGCTACGATGTGTTTGGGGCCCAGTCTCCATTTGGGGGCTATAAGATGTCAGGGAGTGGCAGGGAGCTGGGCGAGTATGGCCTGCAGGCGTACACAGAAGTGAAGACG GTTACTGTCAAAGTGCCACAGAAGAACTCGTAA
- the Aldh2 gene encoding aldehyde dehydrogenase, mitochondrial isoform 2 precursor (isoform 2 precursor is encoded by transcript variant 2) — MLRAALTTVRRGPRLSRLLSAAATSAVPAPNHQPEVFCNQIFINNEWHDAVSRKTFPTVNPSTGEVICQVAEGNKEDVDKAVKAARAAFQLGSPWRRMDASDRGRLLYRLADLIERDRTYLAALETLDNGKPYVISYLVDLDMVLKCLRYYAGWADKYHGKTIPIDGDFFSYTRHEPVGVCGQIIPWNFPLLMQAWKLGPALATGNVVVMKVAEQTPLTALYVANLIKEAGFPPGVVNIVPGFGPTAGAAIASHEGVDKVAFTGSTEVGHLIQVAAGSSNLKRVTLELGGKSPNIIMSDADMDWAVEQAHFALFFNQGQCCCAGSRTFVQENVYDEFVERSVARAKSRVVGNPFDSRTEQGPQVDETQFKKILGYIKSGQQEGAKLLCGGGAAADRGYFIQPTVFGDVKDGMTIAKEEIFGPVMQILKFKTIEEVVGRANDSKYGLAAAVFTKDLDKANYLSQALQAGTVW; from the exons ATCTTCATTAACAATGAGTGGCACGACGCCGTCAGCAGGAAAACATTTCCCACCGTCAACCCTTCCACAGGGGAGGTCATCTGCCAGGTGGCCGAAGGGAACAAG GAGGACGTAGACAAGGCAGTGAAGGCTGCTCGTGCAGCCTTCCAGCTGGGCTCGCCCTGGCGCCGCATGGATGCATCTGACCGGGGCCGGCTGTTGTACCGATTGGCGGATCTCATTGAACGGGACCGGACCTACCTAGCG GCCTTGGAGACCCTGGACAACGGCAAGCCTTATGTCATCTCGTACCTGGTGGATTTGGACATGGTCCTGAAATGTCTCCG ctaTTACGCTGGCTGGGCTGACAAGTACCATGGGAAAACCATTCCCATCGACGGCGACTTCTTCAGCTATACCCGCCATGAGCCTGTGGGCGTGTGTGGACAGATCATTCCG TGGAACTTCCCGCTCCTGATGCAAGCATGGAAACTGGGCCCAGCCCTGGCAACCGGGAACGTGGTGGTGATGAAGGTGGCCGAGCAGACACCGCTCACCGCGCTCTACGTGGCCAACTTGATCAAGGAG GCAGGCTTTCCCCCTGGCGTGGTCAATATCGTTCCCGGATTCGGCCCTACCGCCGGGGCTGCCATCGCATCCCATGAGGGTGTGGACAAAGTGGCGTTCACAGGCTCCACGGAG GTTGGTCACCTAATCCAGGTGGCCGCCGGGAGCAGCAACCTCAAGAGAGTAACCCTGGAGCTGGGGGGAAAGAGTCCCAACATCATCATGTCCGACGCTGACA tggactgggctgTGGAGCAGGCCCACTTTGCCCTGTTCTTCAACCAGGGCCAGTGCTGCTGCGCAGGCTCCCGGACCTTCGTGCAGGAGAATGTGTATGACGAATTCGTGGAACGCAGCGTGGCTCGGGCCAAGTCTCGGGTGGTGGGGAACCCCTTCGACAGCCGGACGGAGCAGGGGCCTCAG GTGGATGAAACTCAGTTTAAGAAGATCCTCGGCTACATCAAATCGGGACAACAAGAAGGGGCGAAGCTGCTGTGTGGTGGGGGCGCTGCCGCGGACCGTGGCTACTTTATCCAGCCCACCGTGTTCGGGGACGTAAAAGACGGCATGACCATTGCCAAGGAGGAG ATCTTTGGACCAGTGATGCAAATCCTCAAATTCAAGACCATCGAGGAGGTTGTGGGGCGGGCCAATGATTCTAAGTATGGGCTGGCAGCCGCCGTCTTCACAAAGGACCTGGATAAAGCCAATTACCTGTCCCAAGCTCTGCAGGCTGGCACTGTGTGGTAA